A region of the Pseudarthrobacter sp. MM222 genome:
TCACCGTGCCGCCGTACAGCTGGGACGCGGCCACGATGTGGTCGCCGGCCTGGGTCAGTGCGGCGAACGTGATGAACTCCGCAGCCATGCCCGAGGACGTGGCCACCGCACCGATGCCGCCCTCAAGGGAGGCGATGCGCTCCTCGAACGCGGCCACCGTGGGGTTGCCAATCCGGGAGTAGATGTTGCCGTACTTCTGCAGCGCGAACAGGTTCGCGGCATCCTGGGTGTCCTTGAAGACGAAGGACGTGGTCTGGTAGATCGGCACGGCGCGGGCGCCGTGCTCGGCGTCGGGCGTGCCGCCGGCGTGCAGGGCGCGGGTGCGGAACCCGAACTTGCGGTCGGCCATTACGCTGCCACCTCCGTGTTCGCAACCGGGGTGCCGGTGAGGTCCAGCTCAGTGCCGTGCTTGCGGGCCAGGTCCGCCTCGAGTTCGCGGACGATCGGCAGGATGTCCTGGCCGAACGCGGCAACCTCCTCCTGGAAGTGCAGGTAGCAGGTCAGCATCAGGTTCACGCCGATCTTCTTGTACTCGACGATCCGTTCGGCAATCTGCTCCGGGGTACCGATCAGCTGGGTCTTGAAGCCGTCGTTGTATTGGATGAGGTCCTCGAAGGAGGAGTCCGACCACATGCCCTTGCCGTCCTTGGTGGACGCTCCGGCTTCCTGGACTGCGTCGCGGAAGCCCTCGACGGCGGGTTTGTGCGCCTTCGCCACGATCTCGCGGAGGGTCTCGCGGGCTTCCTTCTCGGAATCCCGTGCGATGACGAAGCCGTTGAGGCCGAACTTCGGGGCGGACAGGGGGGAGGCGGTCCCGCGCCCCGCCTCGCGTGCGGACGCGACGACGCCGGCGATGTTCTCCCGGAAGCCGTCCAGGTCCTTGCCGTTGGAGAAGTACCAGTCCGCCACGCGGCCGGCCGTAGCCTGGGCCGCGGTGGAGTTTCCGCCGAAGAAGATTTCCGGGTGCGCGCGGCCGGGGACGTCCACCGGTGCCGGGCTCAGGGTGAAGTCGGTGATGTTGTAGTACTTGCCGGACTGGCTGTAGTCCTGCTCGGTCCACAGCCCGCGGAGGACCTTGATGAATTCCTCGGTGCGGACGTAGCGTTCGTCGTGTTCCAGCCACTCCAGGCCGAAGTTGGTGAACTCGTTCTTTAGCCAGCCGGAGACGATGTTCACGGCTGCGCGGCCGTTGGAGATGTGGTCCGCCGTGATGATGTACTTCGCCAGCACCCCGGGGTGCCACATGCCAGGGTGGACGGCGGCAATAACCTTCAGCCGCTCGGTTGCGGCCAGCAGCGCCAGGCTGAAGGAGGTCGCCTCGTGCTGCTTGTCCGCGCCGTAGGAGGCGGCGTAGCGCGTCTGGGACAGCGCGTACTCGAAGCCGGAGTTCTCAGCGATCCGCGCGAGCTTCTTGTTGTAGTCGAAGTCCCAGCTGGTGCGCTGTTCGATCGTGGATACCACCAGGCCGCCGGAGACGTTCGGAACCCAGTAGGCGAATTTGAGCGGTTCAGAAAGGCGGGCGACGTTGCTGATCTCAGTCATGAGTGTTCCTTACTTCCGGGGTATTTCTGCGTGGTTGGTGCGGTCGCGCAGGACGTCCTGGATAGCCGCGATGGACGGTTCGTTCTGGAGCGAGGTGGTGTCCCCGAGCGTGGTGCCTTCGAACAGTTGGGTGAGCAGCCGGCGCATGATCTTGCCGCTGCGCGTCTTGGGCACATCGGGGACGACGACGACGTCGCGCGGCTTGGCGATCGGCCCGATCACCTGTGCCACGTGGTTGCGGAGCTCCTCAATAATGGGGTCGGGGGCCACGACCGCCGGGTTCCCTGCCCGTGGGGCCACACCGGCGAGGGACCCTGCCTGAGCTTGCGAAGGCTGGGAGCCGGTGGGGACTTGCGAGGGGAGGGAGCGGTTGGGGAGCACCACGAAGGCGACCACCGCGTGGCCGGTCTTCGGGTCGGCCACCGGGCAGACGCCGGCTTCCACGACGTCCGGGTGGGACACGAGGGCCGATTCGATCTCGATGGTGGAGAGCAGGTGCCCCGAGACGTTGAGGGTGTCATCGACCCGCCCGAGGATCCAGATGTCGCCGTCGTCGTCATACTTTGCGCCGTCGCCGGCAAGGAACCAGCCCTGTGCGGCGTACTGGCGCCAGTACGAATCGAAGTACCGCTGCGGGTTGCCCCAGACCGTGCGGGCAATGGCGGGGCCGGGGGCGTCTACCACGATGAAACCGTGGACGCCCGGCGGAACCGTGTTGCCGACGTCGTCCACGATGCGGGTGCCGACGCCGGGCAGCGGACGGGCCGCGCAGCCGGGCTTGAACTCCGTGTCGGTGGGGGCGGGGGAGAGGATGGTGGCGCCGGTTTCGGACTGCCACCAGGTGTCCACCACGGGCGCGGTCCCGGCGCCGACGTTCTCGCGGAACCATCGCCATGCCTCGGGGTTGACCGCCTCACCGACGGTGCCGAGAAGCCGGATGGAGGAGAGGTCGTAGCTGGCGGGGACGCCGTCGGGGAACCAGCCCATCAGGGAGCGGACCAGGGTGGGCGCGGTGTAGTACTGCGTCACGCCGTAGCGTTCGATGATCTCGAAGTGCCGGCCCGGGTGCGGGGTGTTCGGCGTGCCTTCGAAGATCACCTGGCTGACGCCGTTGGACAGGGGACCGTACAGCTCGTAGGTGTGGGCCGTGACCCAGGCGAGGTCGGCGGTGCACCAGTGGACGTCCTGGTCGCGGAGCGCCGGGTCCGGGTTGCTGAACAGATGCTCGTAGCTCCAGGACGCCTGGGTGAGGTAGCCGCCGGAGGTGTGGACGAGGCCCTTGGGCTTCCCGGTGGTGCCGGAGGTGTACATGATGAACAACGGAGTCTCGGCGTCGAACGCAACGGGTGCGTGGACGTCGGAGGCGGGCCCGACGACGTCGTGCCACCAGACATCGCGGCCTTCGGTCATCGGCACGCTATCAAGCAGTTCCGGTGCGGTGGTGC
Encoded here:
- the sfnG gene encoding dimethylsulfone monooxygenase SfnG — translated: MTEISNVARLSEPLKFAYWVPNVSGGLVVSTIEQRTSWDFDYNKKLARIAENSGFEYALSQTRYAASYGADKQHEATSFSLALLAATERLKVIAAVHPGMWHPGVLAKYIITADHISNGRAAVNIVSGWLKNEFTNFGLEWLEHDERYVRTEEFIKVLRGLWTEQDYSQSGKYYNITDFTLSPAPVDVPGRAHPEIFFGGNSTAAQATAGRVADWYFSNGKDLDGFRENIAGVVASAREAGRGTASPLSAPKFGLNGFVIARDSEKEARETLREIVAKAHKPAVEGFRDAVQEAGASTKDGKGMWSDSSFEDLIQYNDGFKTQLIGTPEQIAERIVEYKKIGVNLMLTCYLHFQEEVAAFGQDILPIVRELEADLARKHGTELDLTGTPVANTEVAA
- the acs gene encoding acetate--CoA ligase — protein: MGLNTTGSPLTGEGALTDTFPGAAPGTEAERIAFWEEAALRLDWEPAPGLQSPGQDKPWHTAHRLVPADVEAGIGPAITWFEGGKLNVAYNCVDRHVDAGRGDKVALHFEGEPGDRRTLTYADLQREVSKAANALLGLGITKGDRVVIYLPVIPETVIITLAVARIGAIHSLVFGGFSAEALKFRVEDTGAKLLVTTDGQFRRGAAVPVKDNADAAVSGDNAVEHVLVVNRTTAPELLDSVPMTEGRDVWWHDVVGPASDVHAPVAFDAETPLFIMYTSGTTGKPKGLVHTSGGYLTQASWSYEHLFSNPDPALRDQDVHWCTADLAWVTAHTYELYGPLSNGVSQVIFEGTPNTPHPGRHFEIIERYGVTQYYTAPTLVRSLMGWFPDGVPASYDLSSIRLLGTVGEAVNPEAWRWFRENVGAGTAPVVDTWWQSETGATILSPAPTDTEFKPGCAARPLPGVGTRIVDDVGNTVPPGVHGFIVVDAPGPAIARTVWGNPQRYFDSYWRQYAAQGWFLAGDGAKYDDDGDIWILGRVDDTLNVSGHLLSTIEIESALVSHPDVVEAGVCPVADPKTGHAVVAFVVLPNRSLPSQVPTGSQPSQAQAGSLAGVAPRAGNPAVVAPDPIIEELRNHVAQVIGPIAKPRDVVVVPDVPKTRSGKIMRRLLTQLFEGTTLGDTTSLQNEPSIAAIQDVLRDRTNHAEIPRK